The uncultured Treponema sp. genomic sequence CATTACGTTGAATGCCATGACAATTACACTTTGTTCGACAAGCTTGCAATTTCGTATCTTGAAAAAACTTCTTATTCGGGAAATCTTTTTGAGGCAATCGGAAACGTTGGGCTTGAAAAAGTTAAAAGACAGGACATTCTTGCGGCGGCGTATATTATTCTTGCACAGGGAACGCCTTTTATAAATGGCGGTCAAGAATTTCTTCGCACAAAGCAAGGAAATGAAAATAGCTACAATTCAAGCGATGAAATAAATCAAATCAGCTTGGAATTTAAAACACGTTATTCTGATGTCTTTAACGCATACAAAGGACTTATTGCTTTCCGCAGGAAAAAACCTGACTCGTTTGGCTCAAAAACTGATTGCTTGGCAAAGACAATTTCCCCGGGACTTACAAAATACACTGCCGGAAACTTCTGCATATATTTTAACGCTACAGATTCTTCTGCAAAAATTGATTCAGCCGGATTTGCAAATTCCATAGAAGTTTTAAGCGGAAAACCGGAGCAAAAAGATTTTATTCCAGACACTGTGGATGCAAAAAGTTTTGTGATTTTAAAGAAACTTGATTGATAATCTGCTAGGCTCAAAATATTAGGTCGAATGTCGAGTTTTATGATTTCTTGAAATTTCTAGTCATTATCGGGCTTGACCCTGCGATGTTTCTGAAAGAAACTCGGTTGATAATCTATTGCACTTTTTTTGCAAGATTGCCGTGTCAGGCTCAAAATGTTCAAAAACCGGCAAAGCCAGGCTTCATTTGTTCCAGTTATTTTCCAAACCGCCTGATGAATTCCTTTTTGTCGTTGATGCCGGTTTTTTCGTAGATGCTTGAGATATAGTTTTCCACGGCGCGCTGTCTTATCTGCAGTTTTTCGGCAATCTGCGTGTTGGAGAAATTTTGCAGAATCAAGGCCATCACCTGCTTTTCTCTTTGCGTAAGCGCGTCTGTAAACGAATTGAATTCTACAAGATTTTCCCGCAATTCTTTTTGTACAAAAGTTCTTCCGCTGAAAGCGTTGTCCATGCATTCTATGAGCTCGTCCGACGGCGCGTTTTTTGAAACATAGCCCGAAGCTCCGTTTTGAATTGCAGTCTGGACCATTCCTGCCGAAAAGAACATTGAGTACACTATGATTTTTAGTTCCGGATAAAGCGAGTGAAGCTCTGCGATAAAGTCAAAGCCCGCGTCGTCGCCAGAAAAATTAAGGTCGGAAATCACAAGGTCAGGAAGCGTGTTTCCGCCCGACAAAAGCGAAAGCTCAGAAAGCGCCTGTTCAGGCTCGCCGGCATTACCTTTGCAAACCCAGCCAGATTTTTTTTCGATGTAGGAAATCGTGCCGATGCGCAAAAGCTCGTGGTCGTCAACAATGTAAAATGTTTTCGCCATTTTTCACACCTCCACCGTTATCTGCGTTCCAAAATCCGGCGCGGAAGAGAACGTCACTTTTCCATTTAGAAGCCTTGCCCTCTCGCA encodes the following:
- a CDS encoding response regulator transcription factor; the encoded protein is MAKTFYIVDDHELLRIGTISYIEKKSGWVCKGNAGEPEQALSELSLLSGGNTLPDLVISDLNFSGDDAGFDFIAELHSLYPELKIIVYSMFFSAGMVQTAIQNGASGYVSKNAPSDELIECMDNAFSGRTFVQKELRENLVEFNSFTDALTQREKQVMALILQNFSNTQIAEKLQIRQRAVENYISSIYEKTGINDKKEFIRRFGK